From Diceros bicornis minor isolate mBicDic1 chromosome 17, mDicBic1.mat.cur, whole genome shotgun sequence, the proteins below share one genomic window:
- the DCTN2 gene encoding dynactin subunit 2 isoform X3 — protein sequence MADPKYADLPGIARNEPDVYETSDLPEDDQAEFDAEELTSTSVEHIIVNPNAAYDKFKDKRVGTKGLDFSDRIGKTKRTGYESGEYEMLGEGLGVKETPQQKYHRLLHEVQELTTEVEKIKTTVKESATEEKLTPVVLAKQLAVLKQQLVASHLEKLLGPDAAINLTDPDGALAKRLLLQLEATKNCKGAGSGGKTTTGSPPDSSLVTYELHSRPEQDRFSQTAKVAELEKRLTELEATVRCDQDAQNPLSAGLQGTCLMETVELLQAKVSALDLAVLDQVEARLQSVLGKVNEIAKHKASVEDADTQTKVHQLYETIQRWSPIASTLPELVQRLVTIKQLHEQAMQFGQLLTHLDTTQQMVASSLKDNTTLLTQVQTTMRDNLSTIEGNFANIDERMKKLGK from the exons ATGGCGGACCCTAAATACGCCGACCTTCCCGGCATT GCCAGGAACGAGCCAGATGTTTATGAAACCAGCGACCTACCAGAGGATGATCAAGCGGAGTTTGATGCG GAGGAGCTGACAAGCACAAGTGTGGAGCACATCATTGTCAATCCCAATGCTGCCTATgacaagttcaaagacaagagaGTGGGGACAAAGGGACTTG ATTTCTCAGATCGTATTGGAAAAACCAAGAGGACAGGATATGAATCTGGAGAATATGAAAtg CTTGGAGAGGGTCTGGGAGTAAAGGAGACGCCCCAGCAAAAGTACCACCGACTACTGCATGAGGTTCAAGAGCTGACAACTGAAGTTGAGAAAATCAAG ACGACAGTGAAGGAGTCAGCCACTGAGGAGAAGCTGACCCCTGTGGTGCTGGCCAAACAGCTGGCAGTCCTGAAGCAGCAGCTGGTTGCTTCCCACCTGGAGAAGCTGCTGGGACCAGATGCAGCAATCAACCTTACTGACCCTGATGGAGCTCTGGCTAA GCGCCTACTGCTGCAGCTGGAAGCAACAAAGAACTGCAAAGGGGCTGGTTCAGGGGGAAAGACCACCACTGGGAGCCCCCCAGATAGCAGCCTTGTCACTTACGAACTACATTCTCGGCCTGAGCAGGACAGGTTCTCTCAAACTGCCAAA GTTGCAGAACTTGAGAAGCGCCTGACGGAGCTGGAAGCAACTGTACGCTGTGATCAGGATGCTCAG AATCCCCTTTCTGCAGGCCTACAGGGAACCTGTCTTATG GAGACTGTAGAGCTGTTGCAGGCAAAGGTGAGCGCCCTGGACCTTGCCGTTTTGGACCAAGTGGAGGCTCGGCTACAG AGCGTCCTGGGAAAGGTGAATGAGATTGCCAAGCATAAAGCCTCTGTTGAGGATGCAGATACACAAACCAAG GTGCACCAGCTATATGAAACCATACAGCGCTGGAGCCCCATCGCCTCCACCCTTCCTGAGCTGGTGCAGAGACTTGTCACCATCAAGCAGCTGCATGAGCAAG CCATGCAGTTTGGGCAGCTCCTGACACACTTGGATACCACACAGCAGATGGTTGCCAGTTCCCTCAAGGACAATACCACCCTCTTGACCCAG GTGCAGACCACCATGCGTGACAACCTGTCCACAATTGAAGGGAATTTTGCCAATATTGATGAACGGATGAAGAAGCTGGGAAAGTGA
- the DCTN2 gene encoding dynactin subunit 2 isoform X1, with protein MADPKYADLPGIARNEPDVYETSDLPEDDQAEFDAEELTSTSVEHIIVNPNAAYDKFKDKRVGTKGLDFSDRIGKTKRTGYESGEYEMLGEGLGVKETPQQKYHRLLHEVQELTTEVEKIKTTVKESATEEKLTPVVLAKQLAVLKQQLVASHLEKLLGPDAAINLTDPDGALAKRLLLQLEATKNCKGAGSGGKTTTGSPPDSSLVTYELHSRPEQDRFSQTAKVAELEKRLTELEATVRCDQDAQNPLSAGLQGTCLMETVELLQAKVSALDLAVLDQVEARLQSVLGKVNEIAKHKASVEDADTQTKVHQLYETIQRWSPIASTLPELVQRLVTIKQLHEQAMQFGQLLTHLDTTQQMVASSLKDNTTLLTQQCLAHNESPVSVGGTVLSAGGAFELRDQHHRTIKINEY; from the exons ATGGCGGACCCTAAATACGCCGACCTTCCCGGCATT GCCAGGAACGAGCCAGATGTTTATGAAACCAGCGACCTACCAGAGGATGATCAAGCGGAGTTTGATGCG GAGGAGCTGACAAGCACAAGTGTGGAGCACATCATTGTCAATCCCAATGCTGCCTATgacaagttcaaagacaagagaGTGGGGACAAAGGGACTTG ATTTCTCAGATCGTATTGGAAAAACCAAGAGGACAGGATATGAATCTGGAGAATATGAAAtg CTTGGAGAGGGTCTGGGAGTAAAGGAGACGCCCCAGCAAAAGTACCACCGACTACTGCATGAGGTTCAAGAGCTGACAACTGAAGTTGAGAAAATCAAG ACGACAGTGAAGGAGTCAGCCACTGAGGAGAAGCTGACCCCTGTGGTGCTGGCCAAACAGCTGGCAGTCCTGAAGCAGCAGCTGGTTGCTTCCCACCTGGAGAAGCTGCTGGGACCAGATGCAGCAATCAACCTTACTGACCCTGATGGAGCTCTGGCTAA GCGCCTACTGCTGCAGCTGGAAGCAACAAAGAACTGCAAAGGGGCTGGTTCAGGGGGAAAGACCACCACTGGGAGCCCCCCAGATAGCAGCCTTGTCACTTACGAACTACATTCTCGGCCTGAGCAGGACAGGTTCTCTCAAACTGCCAAA GTTGCAGAACTTGAGAAGCGCCTGACGGAGCTGGAAGCAACTGTACGCTGTGATCAGGATGCTCAG AATCCCCTTTCTGCAGGCCTACAGGGAACCTGTCTTATG GAGACTGTAGAGCTGTTGCAGGCAAAGGTGAGCGCCCTGGACCTTGCCGTTTTGGACCAAGTGGAGGCTCGGCTACAG AGCGTCCTGGGAAAGGTGAATGAGATTGCCAAGCATAAAGCCTCTGTTGAGGATGCAGATACACAAACCAAG GTGCACCAGCTATATGAAACCATACAGCGCTGGAGCCCCATCGCCTCCACCCTTCCTGAGCTGGTGCAGAGACTTGTCACCATCAAGCAGCTGCATGAGCAAG CCATGCAGTTTGGGCAGCTCCTGACACACTTGGATACCACACAGCAGATGGTTGCCAGTTCCCTCAAGGACAATACCACCCTCTTGACCCAG cagtgcctggcacataatgagtCCCCGGTGTCTGTCGGAGGCACTGTTCTCAGTGCTGGGGGAGCATTCGAGTTGAGAGACCAGCATCACAGGACCATCAAGATAAATGAATATTAA
- the LOC131415890 gene encoding uncharacterized LOC128125814 homolog, producing the protein MLKMSGWQPQIQNQSRNLRRECSRRKCIFIHHHT; encoded by the exons ATGTTGAAGATGAGCGGGTGGCAGCCACAGATCCAAAATCAGagccggaacctgaggagagag TGTTCCAGAAGGAAGTGTATCTTCATACATCATCACACCTGA
- the DCTN2 gene encoding dynactin subunit 2 isoform X2 — translation MADPKYADLPGIARNEPDVYETSDLPEDDQAEFDAEELTSTSVEHIIVNPNAAYDKFKDKRVGTKGLDFSDRIGKTKRTGYESGEYEMLGEGLGVKETPQQKYHRLLHEVQELTTEVEKIKTTVKESATEEKLTPVVLAKQLAVLKQQLVASHLEKLLGPDAAINLTDPDGALAKRLLLQLEATKNCKGAGSGGKTTTGSPPDSSLVTYELHSRPEQDRFSQTAKVAELEKRLTELEATVRCDQDAQNPLSAGLQGTCLMETVELLQAKVSALDLAVLDQVEARLQSVLGKVNEIAKHKASVEDADTQTKVHQLYETIQRWSPIASTLPELVQRLVTIKQLHEQAMQFGQLLTHLDTTQQMVASSLKDNTTLLTQCLAHNESPVSVGGTVLSAGGAFELRDQHHRTIKINEY, via the exons ATGGCGGACCCTAAATACGCCGACCTTCCCGGCATT GCCAGGAACGAGCCAGATGTTTATGAAACCAGCGACCTACCAGAGGATGATCAAGCGGAGTTTGATGCG GAGGAGCTGACAAGCACAAGTGTGGAGCACATCATTGTCAATCCCAATGCTGCCTATgacaagttcaaagacaagagaGTGGGGACAAAGGGACTTG ATTTCTCAGATCGTATTGGAAAAACCAAGAGGACAGGATATGAATCTGGAGAATATGAAAtg CTTGGAGAGGGTCTGGGAGTAAAGGAGACGCCCCAGCAAAAGTACCACCGACTACTGCATGAGGTTCAAGAGCTGACAACTGAAGTTGAGAAAATCAAG ACGACAGTGAAGGAGTCAGCCACTGAGGAGAAGCTGACCCCTGTGGTGCTGGCCAAACAGCTGGCAGTCCTGAAGCAGCAGCTGGTTGCTTCCCACCTGGAGAAGCTGCTGGGACCAGATGCAGCAATCAACCTTACTGACCCTGATGGAGCTCTGGCTAA GCGCCTACTGCTGCAGCTGGAAGCAACAAAGAACTGCAAAGGGGCTGGTTCAGGGGGAAAGACCACCACTGGGAGCCCCCCAGATAGCAGCCTTGTCACTTACGAACTACATTCTCGGCCTGAGCAGGACAGGTTCTCTCAAACTGCCAAA GTTGCAGAACTTGAGAAGCGCCTGACGGAGCTGGAAGCAACTGTACGCTGTGATCAGGATGCTCAG AATCCCCTTTCTGCAGGCCTACAGGGAACCTGTCTTATG GAGACTGTAGAGCTGTTGCAGGCAAAGGTGAGCGCCCTGGACCTTGCCGTTTTGGACCAAGTGGAGGCTCGGCTACAG AGCGTCCTGGGAAAGGTGAATGAGATTGCCAAGCATAAAGCCTCTGTTGAGGATGCAGATACACAAACCAAG GTGCACCAGCTATATGAAACCATACAGCGCTGGAGCCCCATCGCCTCCACCCTTCCTGAGCTGGTGCAGAGACTTGTCACCATCAAGCAGCTGCATGAGCAAG CCATGCAGTTTGGGCAGCTCCTGACACACTTGGATACCACACAGCAGATGGTTGCCAGTTCCCTCAAGGACAATACCACCCTCTTGACCCAG tgcctggcacataatgagtCCCCGGTGTCTGTCGGAGGCACTGTTCTCAGTGCTGGGGGAGCATTCGAGTTGAGAGACCAGCATCACAGGACCATCAAGATAAATGAATATTAA
- the MBD6 gene encoding methyl-CpG-binding domain protein 6 isoform X1, whose protein sequence is MNGGNESSGADRAGGPVATSVPIGWQRCVREGAVLYISPSGTELSSLEQTRSYLLSDGTCKCGLECPLNVPKVFNFDPLAPVTPGGAGVGPASEEDMTKLCNHRRKAVAMATLYRSMETTCSHSSPGEGASPQMFHTVSPGPPSARPHCRVPPTTPLNGGPGSLPPEPPSVPQAFPPLAGPGGLFPPPRLPDPVPSGGSSSPCFLPRGNAPSPAPPPPPAVSLNAPSYNWGAALRSSLVPPDLGSPPAPHASSSPPSDPPLFHCSDALTPPPLPPSNNLPGAPGSSGPATQPPVSSATMHLPLVLGPLGGAPTVDGSGAPPFLASSLLSAAAKAQHPPLPPPSTLQGRRPRAQAPSASHSSPRPSQRRPRRPPTVLRLLEGGGPQAPRRSRPRAPAPVPQPFPLPEPSQPILPSVLSLLGLPTPGPSHSDGSFNLLGSDAHLPPPPALSSGSPPQPRHPIPPSLPGTTSGSLSSMPGAPAPPAASKAPLVPSPVLQSPSEGLGMGPGPACPLPPLAGGEAFPFPSPEQGLALSGAGFPGMLGALPLPLSLGQPPPSPLLSHSLFGVLAGGGGQPPPEPLLPPPGGPGPPLAPGEPEGPSLLVASLLPPPPSDLLPPPSAPPSNLLASFLPLLALGPTAGDGEGSAEGAGGPSGETYSGLGDLPPLLFPPLSAPPTLIALNSALLAASLDPPSGTPPQPCVLSAPQPGPPTSSVTTATTDPGASSLGKAPSNSGRPPQLLSPLLSASLLGDLSSLTSSPGTLPSLLQPPGPLLSGQLGLQLLSGGGAPPPLSEASSPLACLLQSLQIPPEQPEAPCLAPESPTSALESEPARPPLSALAPPHSSPDPPVPELLTGRGSGKRGRRGGGGLRGINGEARPGRGRKPGSRREPGRLALKWGARGGFNGQMERSPRRTHHWQHNGELAEGGAEPKDPPPPRPHSEDLKSIFSQVPPGVVRKSRRGRRRKYNPTRNSSSTRQDVTLDPSPTSRAAVPLPPRARPGRPAKNKRRKLAP, encoded by the exons ATGAATGGGGGCAATGAGAGCAGTGGAGCAGACAGAGCTGGGGGCCCTGTGGCCACATCTGTCCCCATCGGCTGGCAGCGCTGTGTTCGAGAGGGTGCTGTGCTCTATATCAG CCCAAGTGGCACAGAGTTGTCTTCCTTGGAGCAAACCCGGAGCTACCTCCTCAGCGATGGGACCTGCAAGTGCGGTCTGGAGTGTCCACTCAACGTCCCCAAG GTTTTCAACTTTGACCCTTTGGCCCCGGTGACcccaggtggggctggggtggggccggCATCAGAGGAGGACATGACCAAGCTGTGCAACCACCGGCGGAAAGCCGTAGCCATGGCAACTCTGTACCGAAGCATGGAGACCACCTGCTCACactcttctcctg GAGAGGGAGCGAGCCCCCAAATGTTCCACACTGTGTCCCCAGGGCCGCCCTCTGCCCGCCCTCACTGTCGAGTCCCTCCTACAACTCCACTTAATGGGGGTCCTGGCTCCCTTCCTCCAGAACCACCCTCAGTTCCACAGGCCTTCCCTCCTCTAGCAGGCCCTGGGGGGCTCTTCCCACCACCAAGGCTTCCTGACCCAGTCCCCTCTGGAGGCAGCAGCAGCCCTTGTTTCCTCCCAAGGGGCAATGCCCCCTCTCCAGCTCCACCTCCTCCACCTGCTGTCAGTCTCAACGCCCCCTCATACAACTGGGGAGCTGCCCTCCGATCCAGCCTGGTGCCTCCTGACCTGGGCTCTCCTCCAGCCCCCCATGCCTCCTCCTCACCACCTTCAGACCCTCCTCTCTTCCACTGTAGTGATGCCttaacaccccctcctctgcccccaagCAATAATCTCCCTGGTGCCCCTGGCTCCTCTGGTCCTGCCACTCAGCCACCAGTGTCTTCAGCCACTATGCACCTGCCCCTGGTCCTGGGACCCCTGGGAGGGGCCCCCACGGTGGATGGCTCTGGGGCGCCCCCTTTCCTTGCTAGCAGCCTACTCTCTGCCGCCGCCAAGGCACAGCACCCCCCGCTCCCCCCTCCCAGCACTTTACAGGGCCGAAGGCCCCGTGCCCAGGCGCCCTCAGCTTCCCACTCATCACCCCGGCCCTCTCAGCGTCGTCCCCGGCGACCCCCAACTGTACTGCGATTGCTAGAAGGGGGAGGCCCTCAAGCCCCTAGACGGAGCCGTCCTCGGGCCCCTGCTCCTGTCCCCCAACCGTTTCCTCTCCCTGAGCCATCCCAACCCATTCTCCCTTCTGTGCTGTCCCTGCTGGGACTCCCCACCCCTGGCCCTTCCCACTCTGATGGAAGCTTTAACCTTTTGGGGTCAGATGcacacctgccccctcccccagccctctccTCAGGGAGCCCTCCCCAGCCCAGGCATCCCATCCCGCCCTCCCTGCCTGGGACCACCAGTGGCAGCCTCAGCAGTATGCCAG GTGCCCCTGCCCCACCAGCTGCCTCCAAAGCCCCCTTAGTCCCCAGCCCTGTGCTTCAAAGCCCATCTGAAGGGCTCGGGATGGGGCCGGGCCCAGCCTGCCCTCTGCCTCCCCTGGCTGGTGGGGAGGCTTTCCCTTTCCCCAGCCCTGAGCAGGGCCTGGCGCTGAGTGGAGCTGGCTTCCCTGGGATGCTAGGGGCCTTGCCTCTTCCTCTGAGTCTGGGGCAGCCTCCACCTTCTCCATTGCTCAGCCACAGTTTATTTGGCGtgctggctgggggagggggacaacCTCCCCCTGAGCCCTTGCTACCCCCACCAGGGGGACCTGGCCCTCCCCTCGCCCCAGGCGAGCCCGAAGGGCCTTCGCTTTTGGTGGCTTCCCTGCTTCCGCCACCCCCCTCAGACCTTCTTCCACCCCCTTCTGCACCTCCTAGCAACCTCCTTGCCTCTTTCCTGCCCCTGTTGGCCCTGGGCCCCAcagctggggatggggagggatcTGCAGAGGGAGCTGGGGGTCCAAGCGGGGAGACATATTCAGGTTTGGGAGATCTGCCCCCCCTACTGTTCCCCCCCCTTTCAGCCCCCCCCACCCTCATAGCTTTAAATTCTGCGCTGCTGGCTGCCAGCCTGGATCCCCCCTCTGGGACGCCCCCCCAG CCCTGTGTCCTGAGTGCCCCCCAGCCTGGACCACCTACCTCCAGTGTCACCACGGCAACTACTGACCCGGGGGCCTCCTCTCTGGGCAAGGCCCCCTCCAACTCAGGGAGACCCCCTCAACTCCTTAGCCCTCTGCTGAGTGCCAGCCTGCTGG GTGACCTGTCTTCGCTGACCAGCAGCCCTGGAACCCTCCCCAGCCTGTTGCAGCCTCCTGGCCCTCTTCTCTCTGGCCAGTTGGGGCTGCAGCTCCTCTCTGGGGGGGGAGCTCCTCCACCCCTCTCAGAGGCTTCTAGTCCCCTAGCCTGCCTGCTACAGAGTCTCCAG ATCCCTCCAGAGCAGCCAGAAGCCCCCTGTCTGGCCCCTGAGAGCCCCACCTCAGCCCTTGAATCGGAGCCTGCCCGGCCTCCCCTCAGTGCCTTAGCCCCACCCCACAGTTCTCCCGACCCCCCAGTCCCTGAGCTGCTCACTGGGAGGGGGTCAGGGAAGCGGGGccggaggggaggagggggacttCGGGGCATTAATGGTGAGGCCAGGCCAGGCCGGGGCCGAAAGCCTGGCAGCCGGCGGGAGCCTGGCCGACTGGCCCTCAAGTGGGGGGCACGTGGTGGCTTCAATGGACAAATGGAACGGTCCCCAAGAAGGACCCACCATTGGCAGCATAATGGGGAGCTGGCTGAAGGGGGTGCTGAGCCCAAGGATccaccccctcccaggccccatTCTGAGGACCTTAAG TCCATCTTTTCCCAGGTGCCCCCGGGGGTAGTCAGAAAGTCTCGTCGTGGCCGGAGGAGAAAATACAA CCCTACACGGAACAGCAGTAGCACCCGCCAGGACGTTACCTTGGACCCCAGCCCCACAAGCCGc GcggctgtccctctgcctccccGGGCCCGCCCTGGCCGTCCTGccaaaaacaagaggaggaaacTGGCCCCATAG
- the MBD6 gene encoding methyl-CpG-binding domain protein 6 isoform X2 codes for MNGGNESSGADRAGGPVATSVPIGWQRCVREGAVLYISPSGTELSSLEQTRSYLLSDGTCKCGLECPLNVPKVFNFDPLAPVTPGGAGVGPASEEDMTKLCNHRRKAVAMATLYRSMETTCSHSSPGEGASPQMFHTVSPGPPSARPHCRVPPTTPLNGGPGSLPPEPPSVPQAFPPLAGPGGLFPPPRLPDPVPSGGSSSPCFLPRGNAPSPAPPPPPAVSLNAPSYNWGAALRSSLVPPDLGSPPAPHASSSPPSDPPLFHCSDALTPPPLPPSNNLPGAPGSSGPATQPPVSSATMHLPLVLGPLGGAPTVDGSGAPPFLASSLLSAAAKAQHPPLPPPSTLQGRRPRAQAPSASHSSPRPSQRRPRRPPTVLRLLEGGGPQAPRRSRPRAPAPVPQPFPLPEPSQPILPSVLSLLGLPTPGPSHSDGSFNLLGSDAHLPPPPALSSGSPPQPRHPIPPSLPGTTSGSLSSMPGAPAPPAASKAPLVPSPVLQSPSEGLGMGPGPACPLPPLAGGEAFPFPSPEQGLALSGAGFPGMLGALPLPLSLGQPPPSPLLSHSLFGVLAGGGGQPPPEPLLPPPGGPGPPLAPGEPEGPSLLVASLLPPPPSDLLPPPSAPPSNLLASFLPLLALGPTAGDGEGSAEGAGGPSGETYSGLGDLPPLLFPPLSAPPTLIALNSALLAASLDPPSGTPPQPCVLSAPQPGPPTSSVTTATTDPGASSLGKAPSNSGRPPQLLSPLLSASLLGDLSSLTSSPGTLPSLLQPPGPLLSGQLGLQLLSGGGAPPPLSEASSPLACLLQSLQIPPEQPEAPCLAPESPTSALESEPARPPLSALAPPHSSPDPPVPELLTGRGSGKRGRRGGGGLRGINGEARPGRGRKPGSRREPGRLALKWGARGGFNGQMERSPRRTHHWQHNGELAEGGAEPKDPPPPRPHSEDLKVPPGVVRKSRRGRRRKYNPTRNSSSTRQDVTLDPSPTSRAAVPLPPRARPGRPAKNKRRKLAP; via the exons ATGAATGGGGGCAATGAGAGCAGTGGAGCAGACAGAGCTGGGGGCCCTGTGGCCACATCTGTCCCCATCGGCTGGCAGCGCTGTGTTCGAGAGGGTGCTGTGCTCTATATCAG CCCAAGTGGCACAGAGTTGTCTTCCTTGGAGCAAACCCGGAGCTACCTCCTCAGCGATGGGACCTGCAAGTGCGGTCTGGAGTGTCCACTCAACGTCCCCAAG GTTTTCAACTTTGACCCTTTGGCCCCGGTGACcccaggtggggctggggtggggccggCATCAGAGGAGGACATGACCAAGCTGTGCAACCACCGGCGGAAAGCCGTAGCCATGGCAACTCTGTACCGAAGCATGGAGACCACCTGCTCACactcttctcctg GAGAGGGAGCGAGCCCCCAAATGTTCCACACTGTGTCCCCAGGGCCGCCCTCTGCCCGCCCTCACTGTCGAGTCCCTCCTACAACTCCACTTAATGGGGGTCCTGGCTCCCTTCCTCCAGAACCACCCTCAGTTCCACAGGCCTTCCCTCCTCTAGCAGGCCCTGGGGGGCTCTTCCCACCACCAAGGCTTCCTGACCCAGTCCCCTCTGGAGGCAGCAGCAGCCCTTGTTTCCTCCCAAGGGGCAATGCCCCCTCTCCAGCTCCACCTCCTCCACCTGCTGTCAGTCTCAACGCCCCCTCATACAACTGGGGAGCTGCCCTCCGATCCAGCCTGGTGCCTCCTGACCTGGGCTCTCCTCCAGCCCCCCATGCCTCCTCCTCACCACCTTCAGACCCTCCTCTCTTCCACTGTAGTGATGCCttaacaccccctcctctgcccccaagCAATAATCTCCCTGGTGCCCCTGGCTCCTCTGGTCCTGCCACTCAGCCACCAGTGTCTTCAGCCACTATGCACCTGCCCCTGGTCCTGGGACCCCTGGGAGGGGCCCCCACGGTGGATGGCTCTGGGGCGCCCCCTTTCCTTGCTAGCAGCCTACTCTCTGCCGCCGCCAAGGCACAGCACCCCCCGCTCCCCCCTCCCAGCACTTTACAGGGCCGAAGGCCCCGTGCCCAGGCGCCCTCAGCTTCCCACTCATCACCCCGGCCCTCTCAGCGTCGTCCCCGGCGACCCCCAACTGTACTGCGATTGCTAGAAGGGGGAGGCCCTCAAGCCCCTAGACGGAGCCGTCCTCGGGCCCCTGCTCCTGTCCCCCAACCGTTTCCTCTCCCTGAGCCATCCCAACCCATTCTCCCTTCTGTGCTGTCCCTGCTGGGACTCCCCACCCCTGGCCCTTCCCACTCTGATGGAAGCTTTAACCTTTTGGGGTCAGATGcacacctgccccctcccccagccctctccTCAGGGAGCCCTCCCCAGCCCAGGCATCCCATCCCGCCCTCCCTGCCTGGGACCACCAGTGGCAGCCTCAGCAGTATGCCAG GTGCCCCTGCCCCACCAGCTGCCTCCAAAGCCCCCTTAGTCCCCAGCCCTGTGCTTCAAAGCCCATCTGAAGGGCTCGGGATGGGGCCGGGCCCAGCCTGCCCTCTGCCTCCCCTGGCTGGTGGGGAGGCTTTCCCTTTCCCCAGCCCTGAGCAGGGCCTGGCGCTGAGTGGAGCTGGCTTCCCTGGGATGCTAGGGGCCTTGCCTCTTCCTCTGAGTCTGGGGCAGCCTCCACCTTCTCCATTGCTCAGCCACAGTTTATTTGGCGtgctggctgggggagggggacaacCTCCCCCTGAGCCCTTGCTACCCCCACCAGGGGGACCTGGCCCTCCCCTCGCCCCAGGCGAGCCCGAAGGGCCTTCGCTTTTGGTGGCTTCCCTGCTTCCGCCACCCCCCTCAGACCTTCTTCCACCCCCTTCTGCACCTCCTAGCAACCTCCTTGCCTCTTTCCTGCCCCTGTTGGCCCTGGGCCCCAcagctggggatggggagggatcTGCAGAGGGAGCTGGGGGTCCAAGCGGGGAGACATATTCAGGTTTGGGAGATCTGCCCCCCCTACTGTTCCCCCCCCTTTCAGCCCCCCCCACCCTCATAGCTTTAAATTCTGCGCTGCTGGCTGCCAGCCTGGATCCCCCCTCTGGGACGCCCCCCCAG CCCTGTGTCCTGAGTGCCCCCCAGCCTGGACCACCTACCTCCAGTGTCACCACGGCAACTACTGACCCGGGGGCCTCCTCTCTGGGCAAGGCCCCCTCCAACTCAGGGAGACCCCCTCAACTCCTTAGCCCTCTGCTGAGTGCCAGCCTGCTGG GTGACCTGTCTTCGCTGACCAGCAGCCCTGGAACCCTCCCCAGCCTGTTGCAGCCTCCTGGCCCTCTTCTCTCTGGCCAGTTGGGGCTGCAGCTCCTCTCTGGGGGGGGAGCTCCTCCACCCCTCTCAGAGGCTTCTAGTCCCCTAGCCTGCCTGCTACAGAGTCTCCAG ATCCCTCCAGAGCAGCCAGAAGCCCCCTGTCTGGCCCCTGAGAGCCCCACCTCAGCCCTTGAATCGGAGCCTGCCCGGCCTCCCCTCAGTGCCTTAGCCCCACCCCACAGTTCTCCCGACCCCCCAGTCCCTGAGCTGCTCACTGGGAGGGGGTCAGGGAAGCGGGGccggaggggaggagggggacttCGGGGCATTAATGGTGAGGCCAGGCCAGGCCGGGGCCGAAAGCCTGGCAGCCGGCGGGAGCCTGGCCGACTGGCCCTCAAGTGGGGGGCACGTGGTGGCTTCAATGGACAAATGGAACGGTCCCCAAGAAGGACCCACCATTGGCAGCATAATGGGGAGCTGGCTGAAGGGGGTGCTGAGCCCAAGGATccaccccctcccaggccccatTCTGAGGACCTTAAG GTGCCCCCGGGGGTAGTCAGAAAGTCTCGTCGTGGCCGGAGGAGAAAATACAA CCCTACACGGAACAGCAGTAGCACCCGCCAGGACGTTACCTTGGACCCCAGCCCCACAAGCCGc GcggctgtccctctgcctccccGGGCCCGCCCTGGCCGTCCTGccaaaaacaagaggaggaaacTGGCCCCATAG